TGGTCCCAGGCGATTCCGGTAATCACTAAAATTTGAGGACTGTAGTGCATAAATTTTGGTTGAGAATCCAGGCAAGAACTCAGATATTCATCACCTTCTATAATCGCAAATGGAGCTTCCGAAATTCTGACCATATTCGAAAAGCCTTCCAATTGAGATCCTACTAAATAATCGAAATCCAGTCCAAGTTCTTTAAAAATATGCATGATCATTGAAGTAGTGGTCGTTTTACCATGACTACCAATGACTACGATTTGAAATTTTTCTTTGTATGCTTTTTGAACATATTCTGGAAACGAATAGATTGGAATTCCCAATTGGATAGCTGCCAGAAGTTCCGGATTGTCATTTTTTGCATGCATTCCAAGAATGATAAAATCAATTTCAGTGCTGATTTTATCCGGAAACCAACCATCTTGATCCGGTAAAAGTCCTTTATTCAATAATTTTGTGCGTGCAGGTTCGAAAATCTGGTCGTCACTGCCACTTACCTGATGCCCGTTTTCTACTAAAGCCAGGGCCAGATTATGCATTACACTGCCTCCGATTGCGATAAGATGGATTTTAGCCATGTATTATACCATTATTTTAACCGGTAAACATAATGAGATTTTGTCGATAATATTTTATCTTTGACCCTCGTTAGAGCTGTATTGGTTCATCATTAAATTGACGTATATGAAAGTATTCAAAAATCAAAAATTACAGACAATCTTAGGTTTGTTGGTTTTATGCGGCCTGAGCTCCTGTAGCAGAGGCTATGGTTGCCCGTATGATTTTTCTATAACTGATAGCCTGAATATGGTATTTCAGTTGGCTACCCAAGTTCTGATTTCCCTTTTTTAATAACATTATATTCTTTTAAGAAATAAACCAGTTTCTTCAGGAAGCTGGTTTTTTTTTGCACTATGTTAAGCATTTTTAAAACTTCTGATGGCTCTGACACTATTTACGATGAGGTGAACAATTATTATTACCATTCGGTGCATGGTGCCATTACAGAAAGCAAGCATGTCTTTATAAATTATGGCTTGCACACGATGGCTTCCAGACTGGACAACGTTCGCATTTTCGAGATGGGTTTTGGTACCGGATTAAATGCTTTCCTAACCTACTTATATGCTGTGAATCATGGAAGTTTAAACATTTCTTATACAGCGATCGAAAAATGGCCTCTTCCTGACTTTCTCTATGAATCGCTAAATTATCCTGAAATTTTACAAACGCCGGATGCTAATGAGCAGTTCTTATCATTCCATCAATGTTCCTGGAACCAGGCCAAGCGATTCACTGAGAATTTTATACTTGAAAAAATCAATGGAGATCTAACAATATGGGATACACAGGAATCCTTTGATTTAATTTATATGGATGCATTTTCTCCCAACGATCAGGCTGAACTATGGGAAGAAGAAGTGTTACTAAAATTTTACCGTATGCTCAGTCACGGCGGATTATTGACGACGTATTGTGCCAAGGGTGATTTCAAAAGAAGCCTCAAACGAATTGGCTTTAAGGTGGAAAATGTACCCGGTCCAATGGGCAAAAGAGAGATGACACTAGCTTATAAATAGAAGGCTCTTAATTTATAATATCTTTGCAACTTAAAATATATCTATGGGTTTGGATAAAATACTTGGAATAGGCTCAAGGGTTAAACATCCTGCTTTTGGTGATGGGGTGGTTATTCATATTGACGTGGCGGCATATAAAGTATGCTTCGTTCAATTCGGAATCAAGTTGGTGGGTAAAGATTATCAACAACTGGAAATCATTGAGCGTATAGAGCCAGAAGAGGCAGTCAGCTTTAATGAAGCTGAAAAAGCTTTGGCTAAAATTTTACGTGCCTGGTCTGATATTACAGAAGTAGTTCCATTGGGAGATAAATGGAAAAACGGATTGATGATCTTAAAACCGGGAGAAGTTGGCTTGAAAGAGAAAGAAATACCAATTGATCAATTTTTTCACAAAATTGTAATGGTACGGGATCGACTCAGAGTCATGGAGCAACGCATTAACAGCAGTAAACTTGAAGACGAAGACAAAGTCAATTTACAGCAATACATTACCCGTATTTACGGAAGTCTTACAACGTTTAATATTTTATTTCGCAATAAAGAGCAATTTTTTGTAGGTGAGAAAACTGAATAATGTAGCGCTCATTTTAATCATATATTATACGATCGTACCATAAATGCAAAATCACCGATTTCTTTTTTTTATTTCTATTATTACAATAGCTGTTTATTTTTCTGCTTGCGTTAGCATTCCAAACAGATATGAAGGATTAGCTCCTGGTCCTTGGAGAGGTTTGTTATTTATCAACCAACACAAGGAACTCATTGTAACGGAAGGAAGGAAAAAAGATGTAAAAAGAGACGTCGATTTTGAAGAAAAATCAAATTTCGTCGCTTTTAATTTTGAAATTGGAAATGCTCCGGACGGAAAACAAATCATGACGGTCATTAATGGAGCAGAACGAATGGTGTTTGATGAGATTAGCCTTGGACGCGATATTCGAACCGGAGATGATACTTTTTACATAAAATTAAGTCCATATGATGCATGTTTGAAAGGAATTTTTGAAGGTGACAAAATGAAAGGTCACTGGATCGTTTTGGATAAATCAAATTATTCGATGGAGTTTGAGGCAAAGTATGGGCAATCACATCGTTACAAGAAAACAAATCCGGCTAAAGTTGACGCAACGATTTTCGGCCATTATCAGGCAAAATTTGGAGTAGATACGGAGAAGCCGTATGATGCCATTGGTGAATTTGAGCAAACAGGAGATAAGCTCACGGGTACTTTTCGAACAGAATCTGGTGATTTTAGATTTCTTGAAGGGCAGGTTGTTGAAAATGAACTTTGGCTTTCTACATTTGATGGGTCTCACGCTTTTTTGTTTCATGCCACGATTACCGGAGATTCTCTTGATGGAATGTTTTATTCTGGTATCCATTATAAAACTCAGTGGAAGGCTGTAAAGGTAAAAGAAGGTAAATTGAAGCATGCGGATTCATTAAGTACTGCTGTTTCTTCTGAACCTTTTTATTTTGGTTTTGAAACTCCAGATGGTCAAATTATTGATTTCAGAGATGAAAAATTCAAAAACAAATTGAAACTCGTGCAAATTATGGGATCCTGGTGCCCCAACTGTCTGGATGAAGCAGTTTTCTTAAATGAGTATTTTCATAATAACCCCAATGACAAGGTGGTTGTGCTTGGATTGTCCTTTGAAAGACATCCGGAAAAACAAAAAGCGATGCAAAGAATCCTAGATTTTAAAACAAAATTAAAACTTGCTTATGATATTGCATTAGGCGGAAAGGCCAATAGAGATTCTGCATCCAAGGTCATTCCTCAAATATCACAGTTGATGGCCTTCCCCACCCTGCTTTTCGTAGATCATCATCATAAGATAGTTAAAGTTCATACCGGATTTGATGGTCCTGCCACTTCCAAATATCAAGAATATATTCGGGATTTCGAAACTAACATTCGTAAGTTTACCGAGCATGAATAAAACAGTATTCATAACGGGCGCCACATCAGGCATTGGAAAGGCCACCGCAGAATTATTTGCGGCAAATCAAACCGGGCATCTCATTTTGTGTGGACGGCGTAGAGAATTACTAGATGCCTTAGAACTGCAGTTATCTGTATGGAATAATACGCGTATTACAAAATGCTGTTTTGATATCCGTGATTTTAAGGACATTGAAAATTCTTTACAACTTATTTCTGAGCTGCTTCCACAAGTTGATATATTAATCAATAATGCGGGCCTTGCAAAGGGTCTTGAGCCAATTCATAAAGGCCATTTGGAACACTGGGAAACCATGATCGATACCAATCTTAAGGGATTGTTATATGTCACGAGATTGATTTCTCCTTACATGGTTGAAAAGGGTTCCGGGCATATTATAAATATCTGTTCTACAGCAGGAAAAGAAGTTTACCCTAAAGGAAATGTATATTGTGCTACTAAATTTGCTGTGGATGCACTGACCAAAGCCATGCGGCAAGACCTTTTCCCTTACAATATCAGAGTAAGTCAGGTTGCGCCGGGTCATGTTGAGAATACAGAGTTTGCATTAACGCGTTTCGACGGTGATCAGGAACGCGCAAATATTTATCAGGATTTTACACCATTGAATGCTAATGATGTTGCAGATATCATCTATTTTATTTGCTCGCGTCCTTTACATGTTAATATCCAGGACATTCTTGTGATGAGTTCACAACAGGCTTCGGCAACGCTTGTGGATCGTTCTGGAAGAAAGTAAAATTAATATTTTAAGCTTATTATAACTTACCATTCAAAATATTTGCAACAACTTTTCAACTTTTAAATTTTAGCAATTGATCAAGTTCTGCAGATTGTAAGAGTAAATCCCGAATCAACTGTTCTCTTATATCAGCAGTTGAATAAATGGTTTTGATAAAAACTTGCTTTCTGTTACCCTGATTTAAATATGTATTTTCCGGTAACAGGTATCCCAGGGTAAAACCCAACTCGACGCCTTCTTTGATTGTTTTTCCCCAGGGCACAGCTCCGGGCCAGATAAATGCAATGCGTTTATGCAGGGCATAAAAGGGAACATTATACGATAATTTTTCTTTTACATCGGGCAAAGTCGACATAACAATATCCCGAAGTGATTCAGTAATTATTTTTTGATCCTTTGGTAAATATTCAAAAAACGCATCCAGAGAATGAAAATGAATATTCTGAAATTTCAAACCTGCTTAAATCTTTAGAAAAGTTAAAGGATTGGATATGCCTTTCAGTCGTATAAAATAAATCCCATTTTCCAATTGTTGAATATTGATTTTATCATTAGATTGGAGATCCAATGTTCCAATTCCTACAATCTTTCCAAACATATTGATGAGTTGATAACTTATTATTTTTTTAAAATTCTGAGGATAATTTAGTTGTATACTTTGCGTTGCAGGATTGGGATAGACTTCAAATGCAAATTCAACATATTCGTTTTTATTATCGACTATAGGTTTTAAAATAGATTGCAAAGGAAAACTCATAATGGATTTGCCATAAGTACCTGCTACTAAAGTTTGCTCTGCGTCATTGATGCCTAAATCAAAAACTTCAATAAATGGCATATTGTCGCCTACTCTCTTCCAATCTTTCCCTCCATCAATACTTGCATAAACACCGATATGATTTCCAATAAATAAAACAGAATCACTTTTTGAAGGATAGACTAAAATATCATAAATAGGCAGATCCGGTAAATTGCCTTGGATACTCGTCCAGGTTTGCCCGCTGTTTATTGTTTTATAAACATAAGATTTAAAGTCATCACCTCTATGTCCGCTGAGTGTAACAAAGAAATGAGTTTTATCAAAGTAAGAACATTTGACGGATGTTATATAGCCTTGTGGAAGACCTGCAGAAATATTTTTCCAATTGTTTAGAAATTCATTTGTGGACCAAACATTTCCATTAAGCGTTCCGGCGATAATCACATTTGAATCTAAAGGAGATTCATCCAGACTTGTGATGCTTGGATTTGAGCGCGCCGGATATTTTCCATTGGCTACGAGATTCGGACTGATGGCAACCCAATGAGCAGCTGTATCTTTATAGTTCACATAAACAGATGTTGATCCTGCTAATAATTTGTCGTGATCATGTCTGGAGATCATATACGGAAAATCCCAGTTACGGGTTCCGGAAATGCCCCTTGTAAAGGACCTCCAGTCGCCATTATAATACTGCCAGATATTTCCATTTTGGTATTCGGCATAATAGATATCCGGGTTGCCGGGTTTGAATTCCATTTGAAATCCATCTCCACCAAATATTCTTTCCCATTCAGAGATGTTCATTTGGTTACCACCTGTGGATCCGTTATCCTGTAATCCGCCGTAATATAAATCTGGAATGTTTGGATTATACGCGACTCGGTAGATTTGATTAGTAGGAATGTCTTCTATATCTTTCCACTCATCATCTGCAGCCATGTAACGATACAAACCTCCATCTGTTCCTAAAAGCATATCGCCGTTGTCCAAAAACACAAGATCGTGTTTGTCGGCATGCACTTCATAACCTGACCAATCAGGTGCCGCCGGAAACCAATTTTTTCCACCATCGAGAGACCTGAATATATCAACACCCAATACCAGTAAGTCATCTGCATCTTTTGGATTGACCGCAATGGTTCTGAAATACCAACCAAATCCGCCCAATACATCACATGCCAAACCTGAACTATCAGAAACTGCATTTAAATTTTTCCATGAAGTTCCGGCATTTTCAGTTTTGTAAATTGCGTACAAATGATTGGAATTTGATCTGTTGCACGAATAGGTACGAACATATCTGGCGTAGAGTATATCTGGATTACTTTCTGAAAGCGCAAGAGCGATACGGCCATTTATGCTATCACTGGGTAGCCCGTTTGTAAGTTTTATCCAATTGGTGCCACCATCAGAAGTTTTAAAAATTTGGCCATCTGGTCCGACGACAAACGAACGATTGTTAGTACCTAATTTATTCCAGCTGGCGATATATAAAACATCTGGATCCGTTGGATGCATAGCAATATCAGTAATACCTGCTGAGTCGTTGAGATAAAAGACTTTTGTCCAATTTTTACCTGCATCATTGGATTTGTATAAACCTCTATGTTCGTTTTTTCCGTAACTGTAACCCAAAGACGCTGCATAAACGATTTGAGGGTTTTTTGGATTTACAGCTAATTCGGAAATGACACGGGTTTCTTTTAAGCCTGAATAGGTCCAGGTGTTACCTAGATCCGTACTTTTGAATACACCTGCCCCCTGACCACAGTAAAATCCGCCACTGTGATCGCCGGTTGCGATATAAAGGATGTTAGGATTTTGTGGATCAAAGACGATATCACTTACATACAGCGTGGATTGCTGATCAAATACTGGCACCCATTGGGCTCCGCCATTTAAAGTTCGGTACGCTCCGCCATGAGAGAATCCTATGAAAATAATATTTTCATTGTCAGGATGCACAGCAATGGTATTTACTCTTCCACCCAAGTTACCTGGACCTTGAGTAGACCATTTACCCGGAAATGCAAAGTGAGGATTTCTGAAGGCTTGTTGTTTTTTAAAATCAATAATTTCGTTTTCTACTTTTCGCAGGAAAGCTTCATCAGGAATGCCAATTTTGTCCAATAGATATAAATCATCCGGAGGAATATTTGAAATATCTACAGGAACTATTTCATTTTTTGTGGAACAAAACCAAAGAGTTGAGGAAATAGTCAAAGCCAAAAAAATAATGGAAATATTTTTCATTGGAAATTAACATTTAAGCGTTTAAAAAATCTTTAGATTGCGTTGCTTCTGATGGCTTTAATCTGCCACTATGCACCAATCGCATTTCTCTGCGCACGATCGCTTCATCGAATAATTTTTTCTCAGCGTCAGTTTCAGGAATCACGTGCGGAATATTTTTGGGACGCATGGTCCTTTCATCCAAAGCTACAAAGGTGAAAAATGCCTGATTAGATTTCCGGGTTTTATTCTGAAGCACACCCCTTGTAAAGACTTCTAGATACACTTCTACTGAAGTGTGAAATGCTCTTGTTACATATGCTTTAATATTGACTACATCTCCCAATTTGATGGGCTCCTGAAAGGTAAGATGATCTACAGATACCGTAACTACATGTGAATCGCAATGATTACTGGCACAAATACCAGAAGCAATGTCCATCCATCGCATGAGATTTCCACCCATTAAATTGCCTAAAACATTGGTGTCGTTGGGCAATACCAGTTCATTCATTTCAATGAATGATTCAGATACTTTTTTACTAATTTCTGTTGTCATGTGATATAAAGTTCAAATGTATTTAAAAAATGTTGAATAAATTTTGATTTAACGTCCTCCATTGAAACAGGAAAACCCAATTCTTTTTTGAGAGAAGTTACGGGTTTTTCTTCTACATTAATACCACAAGGGACGATGTATTTAAAATAATCTAAATCTGTGTTTACATTAAAAGCCAAACCATGCAGGCTTACCCACCGGCTGAGGTGGACTCCAATGGCACAGATTTTTCGCGGTTTTGTGCCATGAATATCTATCCAGACACCTGTGAGCCCAGAAATTCTATCTGCAGCAATGCCGTATTCTTTTAATACGAGAATGACAACTTCCTCTAAGGAACGGATGTATTTATGGACATCTGTAAATATTTTCTCAAGGTCAAGAATTGGATAAGCAACGAGTTGACCGGGTCCATGATAAGTAATATCTCCGCCTCTGTTGATCATATGAAATTCGGCATTGATTTCTTCCATTTTGTCCAGGGGTTGCAATAAATGGTCTTGTTGACCTGATTTTCCCAATGTAAAAACATGGGGATGCTCACATAAGATGAGAGCGTGAGAAGTAAAATGAAGCCCCGCCGGGTCTTCCCTTTTTTGGGCAATAAGGTTCTGGTGTAGTTCACTTTGTAATGCCCATACATTGGAATAAGGCTGTTCCCCAAGGTCCAGTATCTGTAATTTTTTGGTTAAATTCCTTTGATTATCAATCAAATGGCTATATTTTTGATAAAAATTTGAGGATGCGCACAAAAATAACACTCTTGGGTCTTATAACAGGGCTCAGTCTTTCTGTAATTAATGCTCAGAAAGCCCCTGATTTCACAATTACTGATTTTAATTCCAAGACTCATAAGCTTTACGAGGATTATCTCGATAAAGACAAAGTTATCGTCATAAAGTTTTTCTTCGTGGGTTGCCCGCCTTGCGCCAGCATAGCACCCTATGTACAGAGTGCATACACAAGATGGGGCTCAGGATCTGGTGATGTGGAATTTTTACAGATTACTACGCTGAGTTCAGATAAAAATGCCAGTGTGAAATCTTATCACCAGTCAAAAGGTCTGACTTTTCCTGGAGTTGGATCAGATGGTAATTCTGCCCAGGCACTTTCTCCCTATAAAAGTGGAAATTTTGGAACGTGGTACGGAACCCCAACTTTTGTCGTTATTGCGCCTAATGGAGATGTGGATTACAATGTCAATATGAGTGCTGGAAATCCCTATGGATTAGATACAGCTATTGCAAGGGCATTCAGGAAGGTTAACGGCGGCGGCGGCGGCGGTGGCGGTACGGGATGCACAAATGCTTTCTCCGTTAAAACAATAACTTCAATTCAACCTGAATCCTATTTAATCGTAGATTATTTAAATGGGAATCCTGCTATTAAAATGGATTCAGGAAGCTATAATTGCGAATTCCAGTTGCCGCAAAATTTGGATGGCATTTATGTCTTGCCTTATATCGGCAGTAAGGCTGATCCCGTCTCTGGTGTGACAACAGGTGACATCGTTCGTATTCAAAGGCATATTCTCAAATTGGATACTTTGAATAATCTTCAACAAAAAATAGCAGATGTAAACAATTCCTTTTCGGTAACTGCTGCAGATGTCAGTGATATCCGGAAATTGATTTTAGGTGTAACTTCTGGCTTTAGTAAACTCACTGAATCATATGCAGTCGTACATAACCCAAAATCCAGGAATATTTTTGATTCAGATAATAAAGTTTTGATAAAAGATCTTGTGAATAAAACCAAGATCAATGAATTTGGTATTGGAAAATATGGTGACATTACCGGAGCTAATTTATTTAAATCCAATGAAACTGTAAACAGAAATTCAAGTAATGTTCAAGTTTATGTTGAGCAATCGAAATTGGAAAATGGAAACTACCAATATTCATTTTATATCCAAAATATTGATGACCTGGAGGCTTTTCAGTTTGCCGTTAATTTCCAAAATACTTTCATCGAACAAATCTCGACCGGACAGCTGGACCACCCGACTTATGAAATGGACTATTCTTTAGAATCAGCAACAGGAACGATCAGAATGATGGCCTGGAAAAAATCAATGTATGGCCAACAATGGAATAGTAAA
The genomic region above belongs to Saprospiraceae bacterium and contains:
- a CDS encoding SDR family NAD(P)-dependent oxidoreductase, whose amino-acid sequence is MNKTVFITGATSGIGKATAELFAANQTGHLILCGRRRELLDALELQLSVWNNTRITKCCFDIRDFKDIENSLQLISELLPQVDILINNAGLAKGLEPIHKGHLEHWETMIDTNLKGLLYVTRLISPYMVEKGSGHIINICSTAGKEVYPKGNVYCATKFAVDALTKAMRQDLFPYNIRVSQVAPGHVENTEFALTRFDGDQERANIYQDFTPLNANDVADIIYFICSRPLHVNIQDILVMSSQQASATLVDRSGRK
- a CDS encoding T9SS type A sorting domain-containing protein, which produces MKNISIIFLALTISSTLWFCSTKNEIVPVDISNIPPDDLYLLDKIGIPDEAFLRKVENEIIDFKKQQAFRNPHFAFPGKWSTQGPGNLGGRVNTIAVHPDNENIIFIGFSHGGAYRTLNGGAQWVPVFDQQSTLYVSDIVFDPQNPNILYIATGDHSGGFYCGQGAGVFKSTDLGNTWTYSGLKETRVISELAVNPKNPQIVYAASLGYSYGKNEHRGLYKSNDAGKNWTKVFYLNDSAGITDIAMHPTDPDVLYIASWNKLGTNNRSFVVGPDGQIFKTSDGGTNWIKLTNGLPSDSINGRIALALSESNPDILYARYVRTYSCNRSNSNHLYAIYKTENAGTSWKNLNAVSDSSGLACDVLGGFGWYFRTIAVNPKDADDLLVLGVDIFRSLDGGKNWFPAAPDWSGYEVHADKHDLVFLDNGDMLLGTDGGLYRYMAADDEWKDIEDIPTNQIYRVAYNPNIPDLYYGGLQDNGSTGGNQMNISEWERIFGGDGFQMEFKPGNPDIYYAEYQNGNIWQYYNGDWRSFTRGISGTRNWDFPYMISRHDHDKLLAGSTSVYVNYKDTAAHWVAISPNLVANGKYPARSNPSITSLDESPLDSNVIIAGTLNGNVWSTNEFLNNWKNISAGLPQGYITSVKCSYFDKTHFFVTLSGHRGDDFKSYVYKTINSGQTWTSIQGNLPDLPIYDILVYPSKSDSVLFIGNHIGVYASIDGGKDWKRVGDNMPFIEVFDLGINDAEQTLVAGTYGKSIMSFPLQSILKPIVDNKNEYVEFAFEVYPNPATQSIQLNYPQNFKKIISYQLINMFGKIVGIGTLDLQSNDKINIQQLENGIYFIRLKGISNPLTFLKI
- a CDS encoding acyl-CoA thioesterase, with protein sequence MTTEISKKVSESFIEMNELVLPNDTNVLGNLMGGNLMRWMDIASGICASNHCDSHVVTVSVDHLTFQEPIKLGDVVNIKAYVTRAFHTSVEVYLEVFTRGVLQNKTRKSNQAFFTFVALDERTMRPKNIPHVIPETDAEKKLFDEAIVRREMRLVHSGRLKPSEATQSKDFLNA
- the lipB gene encoding lipoyl(octanoyl) transferase LipB, with amino-acid sequence MDNQRNLTKKLQILDLGEQPYSNVWALQSELHQNLIAQKREDPAGLHFTSHALILCEHPHVFTLGKSGQQDHLLQPLDKMEEINAEFHMINRGGDITYHGPGQLVAYPILDLEKIFTDVHKYIRSLEEVVILVLKEYGIAADRISGLTGVWIDIHGTKPRKICAIGVHLSRWVSLHGLAFNVNTDLDYFKYIVPCGINVEEKPVTSLKKELGFPVSMEDVKSKFIQHFLNTFELYIT
- a CDS encoding redoxin domain-containing protein — encoded protein: MRTKITLLGLITGLSLSVINAQKAPDFTITDFNSKTHKLYEDYLDKDKVIVIKFFFVGCPPCASIAPYVQSAYTRWGSGSGDVEFLQITTLSSDKNASVKSYHQSKGLTFPGVGSDGNSAQALSPYKSGNFGTWYGTPTFVVIAPNGDVDYNVNMSAGNPYGLDTAIARAFRKVNGGGGGGGGTGCTNAFSVKTITSIQPESYLIVDYLNGNPAIKMDSGSYNCEFQLPQNLDGIYVLPYIGSKADPVSGVTTGDIVRIQRHILKLDTLNNLQQKIADVNNSFSVTAADVSDIRKLILGVTSGFSKLTESYAVVHNPKSRNIFDSDNKVLIKDLVNKTKINEFGIGKYGDITGANLFKSNETVNRNSSNVQVYVEQSKLENGNYQYSFYIQNIDDLEAFQFAVNFQNTFIEQISTGQLDHPTYEMDYSLESATGTIRMMAWKKSMYGQQWNSKQAVLKVISYGEASISKVDETLFPTEFIFSNDRKTEDFKLMFANHSKNQISLIFNNGSKLIQLQSSDLIKNLEVLDVHGRNIFPDSRFISNGSHRMEIRTDLWPSGIYFVKVFGVSKAPFVSKIFIP
- the mnmD gene encoding tRNA (5-methylaminomethyl-2-thiouridine)(34)-methyltransferase MnmD; the protein is MLSIFKTSDGSDTIYDEVNNYYYHSVHGAITESKHVFINYGLHTMASRLDNVRIFEMGFGTGLNAFLTYLYAVNHGSLNISYTAIEKWPLPDFLYESLNYPEILQTPDANEQFLSFHQCSWNQAKRFTENFILEKINGDLTIWDTQESFDLIYMDAFSPNDQAELWEEEVLLKFYRMLSHGGLLTTYCAKGDFKRSLKRIGFKVENVPGPMGKREMTLAYK
- a CDS encoding TlpA family protein disulfide reductase; translation: MQNHRFLFFISIITIAVYFSACVSIPNRYEGLAPGPWRGLLFINQHKELIVTEGRKKDVKRDVDFEEKSNFVAFNFEIGNAPDGKQIMTVINGAERMVFDEISLGRDIRTGDDTFYIKLSPYDACLKGIFEGDKMKGHWIVLDKSNYSMEFEAKYGQSHRYKKTNPAKVDATIFGHYQAKFGVDTEKPYDAIGEFEQTGDKLTGTFRTESGDFRFLEGQVVENELWLSTFDGSHAFLFHATITGDSLDGMFYSGIHYKTQWKAVKVKEGKLKHADSLSTAVSSEPFYFGFETPDGQIIDFRDEKFKNKLKLVQIMGSWCPNCLDEAVFLNEYFHNNPNDKVVVLGLSFERHPEKQKAMQRILDFKTKLKLAYDIALGGKANRDSASKVIPQISQLMAFPTLLFVDHHHKIVKVHTGFDGPATSKYQEYIRDFETNIRKFTEHE
- a CDS encoding DUF1801 domain-containing protein; this encodes MKFQNIHFHSLDAFFEYLPKDQKIITESLRDIVMSTLPDVKEKLSYNVPFYALHKRIAFIWPGAVPWGKTIKEGVELGFTLGYLLPENTYLNQGNRKQVFIKTIYSTADIREQLIRDLLLQSAELDQLLKFKS